One region of Candidatus Parvarchaeota archaeon genomic DNA includes:
- a CDS encoding FAD-dependent oxidoreductase encodes MYDVHVIGAGPAGSFAAREAALSGKKVLLCEEHGQVGSPVACSGLISKAGLELMRDVVDYRKITLNRI; translated from the coding sequence GTGTACGACGTGCATGTGATAGGGGCCGGGCCTGCGGGAAGCTTTGCAGCACGCGAGGCCGCACTGAGTGGCAAAAAAGTTCTTCTTTGTGAGGAGCATGGCCAGGTGGGAAGCCCGGTTGCCTGCTCTGGGCTGATTTCAAAGGCTGGCCTAGAGCTAATGAGGGACGTGGTTGACTACAGGAAGATAACCCTCAACAGAATCAA